The Phlebotomus papatasi isolate M1 chromosome 3, Ppap_2.1, whole genome shotgun sequence genomic sequence aaatgcaaatttggaaGAAATATGTGATAAAACTAAAGTAAATGAAGTAATTAATATGAGGCTGTTCGGGAGAGTAATTAATCGGTATTTAATGGCGGAAGCCTGAGTCCGTGACGTGACTGGAAATTACTCAATCTTTTGATGCCAATGCAACATCGTCAAAGTCAGCGATAATATTGAtcaaattatctcaattaaaattaaattgttacaTCACAAATTCCTTGTCAGTTTGGAAGAGGAACATCTTTCTTATCCAaagtattttcaaatttattgaaattttatggaaattgggaCCTTTTTTTCTGATGGTACATTGGGATCCACCAGAGACTGGAAGCTGCTTTGTATCTTTTCACTCattaatctgattttttttgccaCTACGGCCTCACTGTTGCCACCAAAGTGAATGTGTCATGTAGATTTATGCTGTGTAAAATCACCATCTGCAACTACTGTTCGTAGCACGGGAAGGGTTCCTGCTGCGTCTGATTCCCTGGGATATTGTAGTATTGATAGGCAGATTCCTCCCAATTGCTTCCCTCGTATACCTCTGCTGAATTGTAGTATTGATAGGAATTTTCATTGCCATTCTGATACTCATATCCACAATTTTGGTAAGTTTGAGGCGCAAAATCGCCATTTGTGTAGGAGTATTGATCGAAGAAGGAGTTAATGCTGCAATTATCGCTGCTGGCTGATGGAGAGATGGCTGTAACAGCACTTCGATCATTGTAAATTGGGTAGGAGTACATGTTGGAGTCGCTGTACTGGGTAAAATTAACCGATGCTGAAGTGGTAACATTAGCATCATCGAAGGTGGTCGATGTCGTGCCATTGCTACTCGTGAGGCTAATTGCATCATCACCATTCTGCCAATTGTCGAGAGCCGCGATTGTTCCACTTTCCATGTCGAGGAGTGTGGTGGACTTGGTGAGATGCTGATCATTGCTCGATGGAAAGTAATTGGTGATAATGTACGGAGACTGTTCCATGGTGTTGTGGTAGTTCTCATGAGTAGCCATGGTGCCATTGATGCTCATTGGGAGATTGGAGAATGGCACATGGGCACCTGAGGTGGGGACATGGGCTGTGGGCAGTGAATTATGACTGACCTGTGTACACTGACATGGGCATTCCAGGCAGTAGTTGCACTTCTTCTTCGACAACTGCAAAGTTTTCCCGCTTCCCTTGGATCTCCGCAACGTTGTGAGCTGTTCAAAATACTATGTTATTAGTACAATTTGTGCTAAAAAAAGGATTAACAAAATTGATaaaagatagataaatttattcatcaacaatgtttTCGAAGTATAGTTTCGTTTCAATAGAGATTCCGTatagttttcagcgtccaccgccgtcttaacatCGCAATCTTAACAAAAATAGACCAATTCGTAACTcgacaaataaaatttcaaaaccttatCTTTACGTTTAGGAGTAGTAATCAGACATTGTGAAACAGGGACAAGAGTATTACATATtggccttatgccctagacacacttacgacttaagccgagagacgacttagtggaaaatgatggaaaattaGTTTAACGATGAGACAGTTTTCGTtaaccaaaaatcatcaataaaaataaaaccgataaacaaaacttgtcaaaCGTCTTACTTCTAACCTTAGAAAGTCCAAGAGAGcctaatttggtgtatttttaactctatgaacgatagggacaaaaatagcccaaaatttaagtaattttgtttgtaacatgtttgttataaaaaattaaaaagcctaatttttatgcgaaataAGTACAGTTACActaatacaattaacattgaacaaaAAGTTCGCAAATTCTCACAATAAGTACAGGATTTTTCGGGTTTTGCTATTTTGTCttgaatttttttccataaaaaattatttacagtaTACTCTCTaacaatcgggcatatggggcaaaatatcatctAAAATATCGAGAGATTTtagcatcaaaatcattgtaaattccacaaaaagcgctcaattataaagaatcataaTAAAACAAGGGGAACAACAGcgaatttcaacaaattttaaattcaaacgtgaaaattgtcaacaaaattttacgcccgattgaaaaagaaccgattgagcgagagtctactgtataaaagTCCCATTTCACTTTACAAGACCTGTGCCACTTTTGGTAAGattttcaattgtattttctcaatttttcaattttacaacTGTTGGCTCATTCGATCCTTTCTGTTTATTATTTAGAGTAAACACATCTCTAAAGATATTagggttggaagtggtgtacggttgaaaatgaagtacttggaagtctttggaagttaAGTGCCTGAATATAAGATCTTTCCTGCCTAATTccgtatttttctaaaattgctcgtaaatacagtagactctcgctgattcggctcttttaagatccggattactttataattcgagcagcagttgaatttgaaaaaagtttgttgacatttttcaagtttgataatgcccaacgcacaataacttttgtttgtaaatatgttttcaaaatttcatatgagagaaaacaagataactagatctctgtttcattcactctcattgaaatgtcaaaaacatgtttacaaaataaaagttattgtgcgttgcgcataatgattatcaaatgaagtaaatatgctaaaatttgctatggtttgtcttagttttgatgtgattttgcgttattaagaggttctcatgaaattttgtaatagcaatgagcatgtcaactcaatatgagtatgcatatcaacaaaaaatcgttgcagttCAATCAGTTtaatgcccgaatttctctctaattcggttgataTATCGGTcctaaatgcccgaatttgagagagtctactgtaatgacaTAGCTATTGCAATTGTCTTTGAATCCTTGctctaaaaatgattaaaagtggctttgaaaattACGAAATAGAGATTCATTCTTCGAAACATCAAATCCGTTTTAAACGGTCTCTAATTTTGATGGtaatattgtgagtatcctagtggaagaaaatttttcgataACAATTGAAGGgattattaaaataatggaaaataataattcgatcgtatttcgctttgtagaaaagcttggatgtgTTTAAAAGCTCGCTACATGGGTACCATATTTTTCACGAAAAGGAATAAGAGGAACTGTATAAATGTGGCCATATTTCTCTTGATATGTTGCTATAAAGATCCTTTTCTGAATCGTGATTGATTGGCGACAGGTGATgagaaatttctctaatacaacaataacggaaaaggtcctggaaaaaatagccaagtttgttgcaaaagttaattagcaatcattaaaaacctttcccaagaatgcaaaatgttttaattttaaaggattttgaagCCAAGGAGAGAATTaagtttgataaaaaaaatgaagatacttttaaagtgctgaattagttgttgtaTTCGTACTTTTGGTATCTTACAAACTTTCAAACGCAGTTTCAATTGCTACAAActacaatacttttttttttaaaactctcttttccaaaagtagcttcactggactcttatgaaaatccaaaataagtATGCAAGAATATGTGTCGCTAGaacttcaaaatataagcaaaatattaataatatgcgtaataataaatttcttgagatattttttaaagttttctttattcCTCATCAGAATAAATAAACTATTTctttctaagtatgagaagtgcatgaagtgtaGGAAGTTTTTGAGAGTGTTGCgaaattttggaagtgcgaagggctattccatacaaattgtggaagtgcctggaagtggtgtacacattttcaccttaatatctcccccttgcacCCCTCccctttttattaaaataattatcagtcttattcaaatattttttcattaatttatacGCAGAGAACAACTCAATTTGCTGGAtaattctgccccagtctcccctatgtaatttttaatatttcgatCCCTATGTAATCGATAATAATAAATTCTGTGACTGCGAAATTATTCCATACATTATCCTGCGTATAATTTCGTCCACTTCAggattttaacgattttaaccattcgggattttggttattATCATTTGGTTCACATTGagaatttcatttataaaaaattgttttcagtGTATCACTaactttaaatatatatttccacAATGAAATCtcgaaaattgaatgaaagaAACAAGTacgcacctttgaattgagggCAGCTTCTTGTGCCAACAATGAGGCAAGTCCTCGAATTCGTCTGCCGACTCCGAGACTCCGTCTTGTCTCACTGCAACCTTTCGCCTCTGGCCTAGGGTGGTCGTGAACACCTTTGGCCTGAAAGAAGATTGCGTATTCGGTGTGGCGCCAAAAGTGAGTCACTGGGTAACCGCAGTGTCCTCGACACGGAAGGATCTCCAGGCGACCGTTGCAAGCACTTAAATGACCATTAAACACCACAATTTAGCACTAATGCACACGGAATTTGAGGGGATTGCTTAAGCTCACCGATTAGGACAGGGCTTTCCCTGCTGCTTCCTGCGGGCTTTGTCACAAATGGCAGGTCTGAGGTGGATGCGATCACCATTGGGCAGTCGACATCGTGCTGAACAGAGCAGGACCCCAAGGCAGCTCTTCTTGAGTATGTTGACATTGTGATTATTGGTGTTGCGCATCGCCCAGCCTGAAGAATGTCGCCTGGCATCGTCAATTATGACGGGATACACAAGACGACAGTGACCATCGGCCCATTCACAGAATTCATCGAATTCCGTGTCAGATATTCGTGGTACAATTGTATCATTGATGTCCCAGTCGGTGGTAACTCTGCTCTTGATTTTCAATGGTGGTGAGTCCGGTCGACTGAAATGTTGATGAGTTAATTAGTTAATGTGTCCCCCATGTCTTCGCGGTGGGGCCCAACAGAACCAGGCCGTTTAAACGTGAGGGATTTCGTGTGTAAGGCgtgtttaacattttaaattggCACTCTcgaaatttaataagaaaatctcttttttatCTCACCAAGCTCACCACGAGAGACTTCaacaaaatgaattatttattggtatGGGGAGTTcggtttctttttttcttcatattacttcttttaaaaaaatttcaagctaCTTTAGAGAAGTACTTTGCAATTGAATGTgtcaaattttgagaattttaaattaacacgAACTGGTTTTTGGAAATCTTCGACGGTTGATTACGTTCTTCCTTCTGTGAATCAATATCACAATGTGtggttcttctttttttttcttctcttcaaAGTTGGACCCATCGTGAAACGGTGCGAAAAAGAGGATCCGACGAAGATGCCCCTCAATTATACATCATGATTGGTGCATGAGGTAAATTCTTTCAGCAATCGATCAATATACTTAGCAAATGTGCTTACATAATAACCATCGTGTGTTGAATTCGTTATCCAATTGCCTTGACTCAATCTTctcccttttatttttttattttttgaacaaaaataaaattcaagaataAAGAAAGTCTCTTAAATATTGGAAGAAATGCAACTTTTAGCACTGTTTTATATTTGCAgctgacttttctttttttcgttCTTGCAATTTATCTTCCGTTTCACAATCCTGATTTTCAACTGATGACCACTTTCAATATAAAACACCCGAGCGATGTCCGCGATTCAGTCAAAAGTACCATGAACCACGGAAGAGAACACACGTCCGAACGATGTGAGTGCGAATAGAAAACTGAAAATGTGTCCGGAGTAAATTGAGGCACGAAGGCACAAACCTAATGTGCTTCTAGATGCTTGCACATCGGTCTTATGCTATTGCAACATAGAAGAGACTCCGCCCCGATTTCTCAACTTTGAGTCAGCTCAGTCGGAATAGAGCTAAAATGGGGAAGTCGACGTGCACCAATGAAATGTCTTTATCCAGCAACAGTTTTATTGGTCGGATAACTTCTGAGGCAAATGATCCAGCATGGAAAAGCCGTCGAGGGAAAAGTTTTCTGTGAGTTACTTTTCCTTTTCTCTGCCACAAACACGAGACGGATACCATTAGAAGAAGATTTCGTCTATGGAGAAGAGATTTCTTGATTTAAAGTTCAGAGATTCTTGAGCTCTGCTCTGGTACATAAATTAACACAcaattagaaattaattttatggtTTTGGATTTAATTGAATGTAGTAGAAAGgtgtacaattaaaaaaattttagttaaagttttcacaaaattacagaaaaaggaacattagggtaagtgtgccaaattccgaccagcttgcaatttcggccacctttttttcctcgaatttccatgaacttttagattttacgtactctagagattatacaatgcaaaagaataacaaaaaatgtagcttcgacaaacgagatgacgcgaaaaagatattgggaaaatttacgaaaggcaaggaactatgagaataaaggtggccgaaatagggcaccaaagctatgtctacattt encodes the following:
- the LOC129805178 gene encoding transcription factor glial cells missing-like; protein product: MVIIRPDSPPLKIKSRVTTDWDINDTIVPRISDTEFDEFCEWADGHCRLVYPVIIDDARRHSSGWAMRNTNNHNVNILKKSCLGVLLCSARCRLPNGDRIHLRPAICDKARRKQQGKPCPNRACNGRLEILPCRGHCGYPVTHFWRHTEYAIFFQAKGVHDHPRPEAKGCSETRRSLGVGRRIRGLASLLAQEAALNSKLSKKKCNYCLECPCQCTQVSHNSLPTAHVPTSGAHVPFSNLPMSINGTMATHENYHNTMEQSPYIITNYFPSSNDQHLTKSTTLLDMESGTIAALDNWQNGDDAISLTSSNGTTSTTFDDANVTTSASVNFTQYSDSNMYSYPIYNDRSAVTAISPSASSDNCSINSFFDQYSYTNGDFAPQTYQNCGYEYQNGNENSYQYYNSAEVYEGSNWEESAYQYYNIPGNQTQQEPFPCYEQ